In the genome of Streptomyces sp. SLBN-118, the window CTCCTCGTCGAGCACCAGCGGCAGCTCCGCCGCCTGACCCAAGCTCTCCCAGGATCCTGCCGTTGTGTACGGCGGGGTCCTTGGCGTGTGCGGCGGCGCTCGGCGGCGTCCGCGGGCGGCATCCCGCGCGTTTTCGCGTACGGATAATGTGGCGGCCATGGCGACCAACGCGAGCGAACTCTCCGGCATCCCTTCGGCGGAGATTGGTGTCATTGGCGGCTCGGGGTTCTACTCCTTCCTGGAGGATGTGACGGAGGTCCAGGTGGACACTCCGTACGGCAGCCCGAGCGACTCCTTGTTCTTCGGCGAGATCGCGGGGCTGAAGGTCGTTTTCTTGCCCCGTCACGGACGCGGCCACCATCTGCCGCCGAACCGCATCAACTACCGCGCCAACCTGTGGGCCCTGCGCTCGGTCGGCGTACGACAGGTGCTCGGGCCCTGCGCGGTCGGCGGACTGCGGCCGGAGTACGGGCCGGGGACGCTGCTCGTACCGGATCAGTTCGTGGACCGTACGCAGGCGCGCGTGCAGACCTTCTACGACGGCTACCCGCTGCCGGACGGCTCCGTGCCCAACGTGGTGCATGTGTCGACGGCCGACCCGTACTGCCCCGAGGGGCGCAAGGCCGCGCTCGCCGCGGCGCGCGGTCAGGACTGGGAGCCGGTGGACGGCGGGGCGCTGGTGGTGGTCGAGGGGCCGCGCTTCTCCACCCGGGCCGAGTCGGTGTGGTACCGGTCGATGGGCTGGTCGGTGGTCGGCATGACCGGGCACCCGGAGGCGGTGCTCGCCCGTGAGCTGGCGCTCTGCTACACGTCGATAACCCTGGTGACGGACCTGGACGCGGGGGCCGAGTCGGGCGAGGGCGTCACCCACGGGGACGTGCTGAAGGTCTTCGCCGCCAACGTGGAGCGGCTTCGGGCGGTGCTGTTCGACGCGGTGGCGGGGCTGCCGGTGGACGGGGAGCGGAACTGTCCGTGCATGCGGGCGCTGGACGGCCTCGATCCGGGGATCCAGCTGCCGTAAGCGCGCGGGGGTGAGGGAGTTGTCCACAGCGTCGGCGTCGTCCACAGGCTTCTGCGGGATGCGGGCGGACGGTGGATCGTGTGGAGCGGTCGGTCCAACTCCCTTCTCACGGCAGGCGGTGTGTCATGTCTTTCCTTCCTCCCGCGTCCTCTTCGCCCCTCCCTCTGCCCTCGGCCCCGGAACCTGTCGGTGTGCCGCCTTTCGCACCGCTGCGGGTGCGCGGTGGGGCTCACCGGCTGCGGCGGGCCATGCGGCGGCGACGGCGCGCGCTGGCGGCCGGGCTCGCCATGACGGCGGCGGCACTTGCCGCTTCGGGCGCGCGTGGTGCGGACGCTCCGGGGCCGGACAGTCCGGTGGCCGGCGCGCCGACGGCCGCTCATCGTGAACGACGGCCCGCCGCCGAGATGGTGTCGGCTCCGGTGCGTATCGCCGATGCCGCGACGGTGCGGCTCCTGCGCCCGGGAGACCGGGTCGATGTGATCGCTGCCGCCAACTCCCCTGCGGGGGAGGCCGCTGAGGCACGGGTGGTGGCATCGGGGGCCCGGGTGACCGGCGTTCCGCGGGCGACGGGTGCCGCCGGGGACGGCGGCGCGCTGGTGGTGCTGACCGTTCCGCGCGCCACGGCGGCCGCGCTGGCGGGCGCGAGCGCGACATCGAGGCTGGCGGTGACGGTGTGCTGACCCGTTGAACTGTGCGGTCAGGCTGTGCCGTAGGTTGCGGAACGGTTGGCTCCATGACGTGCACCTGCGAAGAAAGGCTCAGCGGTGAGCGAGAAGAAGGTCAGTGTCCTGGAGGGCTTCAAAGCCTTCCTGATGCGCGGCAATGTGATCGACCTGGCCGTCGCCGTCGTCATCGGCGCGGCGTTCACGCAGATCGTGAATTCCCTGGTGAAGGGCGTCATCAATCCGGTGGTCGGAGCGTTCGGCACCCAGGAGCTGAATGCGTACAGCTCCTGCCTGAAGGGCACCTGCAAGGAGGTGAACGGCGAGGTCCAGGGCATCAAGATCCTTTGGGGCTCGGTGCTCAGCGCCACGCTGACCTTCGTGATCACAGCAGCCGTCGTTTACTTCCTGATGGTGCTGCCCATGTCGAAGTATCTGGCCAGGCGGGCCGCCCGTGACGCGGCCAGGGAAGGCGCGAAGGAAGTGGTCGAGCTGACCGAGCTCGAGGTTCTCAAGGAGATCCGGGACGCCGTGGTGGCCCAGCGGGGCTCGGGGAACGACCAGCGGTAGCGAAGGCTGCTCAGATGTGGTGGGGCGGCTTCTCGTCGAGGAAACGCGCCAGGTCGGCGGGACTGTCGCCGCCCGCGGCGGGCCGCTCGCCCCACCCGCGGTCCGTATCGTCCGAGGACTGCTGGTCCAGCGGATCGTCAAAGATCAGTTGCGGTCGTGGGGACTGCTGCCGCGGCTGCTCCGCATCACGCGGTCCGGGGGCGGGGGCGGTGCTCATACGTCCAGGGTACGGCGGCGCTCGCCCACGCGGTGCCGCCCGGCCCTCCTCGGTTCCACGCGCGTCTGCGGTGTGCGCTCGCTCGCCCTCTGCTGTGCTGGGCGCATGACGCAACCGCCCTTCGCAGACCAGCCGGCGACGCCGTCGGACCCGTCGAGGCCCGTGCGGCCGCTCGTCGCCCGGCGGCGTGACGAGGAGCACCGGGCAGCCACTCCTCTTGAGCTGTTCTTCGATCTCTGTTTCGTCGTCGCGATCGCCCAGGCCGGTGCGCAGCTGGTGCACGCCCTCGCCGAGGACCACGTGGGGGACGGCGTTCTCAGTTACCTGACGGTGTTCTTCGCCATCTGGTGGGCGTGGATGAACTTCACCTGGTTCGCGTCGGCGTACGACAACGACGACGCCCTCTACCGTGTGGTCACCCTCGTCCAGATCGCCGGAGTCCTGATCCTCGCCGCCGGAGTCACCCGCGCCTTCGAGGACCATGACTTCCTCGTCGTGTGGCTGGGCTACGTCGTGATGCGCATTGCGCTGACCTCGCAGTGGCTCAGGGCGGCGCGAGACGCGTCAGGCGCCGAGCGGACCATGGCCCTGCGGTACGCGGGAGGCGTGATCCTCTGCCAGTTCGGCTGGAGCGCCGTGGTGTTCGCGCCCGAGTCGGCCCGGGGCTGGATCTTCCTGGTGATGGTGATCGCCGAGATGTGCGTACCGGCGTACGCCGAGAGGGACTTCCACACCAATTGGCACCCGCGCCATATCGCCGAGCGCTATGGCCTGTTCACCATCATCGTGCTCGGCGAGACGATCGCCGCGGCCACCGTGGCCGTGAAGTCCGGCCTCGACGAGAACGACGCGCTGGGCGATCTGCTGCCGATCGCCGCGGGCGGGCTCCTCATCGTCTTTGCCGCCTGGTGGATCTACTTCGTCGTTCCGGCCCACGACCGTCTCGCATCCAGCAAGGAGGGATTCCTGTGGGGTTACGGTCACTACGGGATCTTCGCGTCGGCGGCGGCGATCGGCGCGGGCATCGAGGTGGCGGTGGAGCAGGCAGTGGGCTCGGCGCACATCTCCACCACCGCCGCCTCGGCTGCCGTGACCGTCCCGTCCGCCCTGTTCATGGTGCTCGTGTGGGCCCTGCACGCGCGTTACTTCAAGGTGGGCATCGCCCAGCAGCTGATCCTTCCCGTCACCGGGGCGGTGATCCTCGCCTGTACGTTCGCGGGTGAGTTCTCGGTCCTGGCCGCCGGGCTCGTTTCGGCCGCGGCGGTCGCGGTGGGCGTCACGCTCACCGCCCGGTCGGCGGACAGGGCATGACGGACGCGACGGGCAGCTGCGTCCGGGACCGTCGGCGATGACCCGGGCGTCGCGCCAAGTCCCGTGGTACGCATGGGACTCATGGCAGCACATGACACACCGGCGGACGGCCGGACAGGCGCCCCGGAGCACGGCCGGAGAGACAGCCCGGAGGATGGTCCGCCGAAGGGCCCGGCGGGCGGACTGACCGACGTGGCCGGACTCCGCGTCGGCCACGCGCGCGTGCCCGGCCAGCGCGCACTCAGCGGCACCACCGTCGTCCTCGCCCCCGCCGGCGGCGCGATCGCCGCCGTGGATGTACGGGGCGGCGGCCCCGGCACCCGTGAGACCGACGCCCTCGACCCGCGCAATCTTGTCCAGCGCG includes:
- the mscL gene encoding large conductance mechanosensitive channel protein MscL, with product MSEKKVSVLEGFKAFLMRGNVIDLAVAVVIGAAFTQIVNSLVKGVINPVVGAFGTQELNAYSSCLKGTCKEVNGEVQGIKILWGSVLSATLTFVITAAVVYFLMVLPMSKYLARRAARDAAREGAKEVVELTELEVLKEIRDAVVAQRGSGNDQR
- a CDS encoding S-methyl-5'-thioadenosine phosphorylase, encoding MATNASELSGIPSAEIGVIGGSGFYSFLEDVTEVQVDTPYGSPSDSLFFGEIAGLKVVFLPRHGRGHHLPPNRINYRANLWALRSVGVRQVLGPCAVGGLRPEYGPGTLLVPDQFVDRTQARVQTFYDGYPLPDGSVPNVVHVSTADPYCPEGRKAALAAARGQDWEPVDGGALVVVEGPRFSTRAESVWYRSMGWSVVGMTGHPEAVLARELALCYTSITLVTDLDAGAESGEGVTHGDVLKVFAANVERLRAVLFDAVAGLPVDGERNCPCMRALDGLDPGIQLP
- a CDS encoding low temperature requirement protein A gives rise to the protein MTQPPFADQPATPSDPSRPVRPLVARRRDEEHRAATPLELFFDLCFVVAIAQAGAQLVHALAEDHVGDGVLSYLTVFFAIWWAWMNFTWFASAYDNDDALYRVVTLVQIAGVLILAAGVTRAFEDHDFLVVWLGYVVMRIALTSQWLRAARDASGAERTMALRYAGGVILCQFGWSAVVFAPESARGWIFLVMVIAEMCVPAYAERDFHTNWHPRHIAERYGLFTIIVLGETIAAATVAVKSGLDENDALGDLLPIAAGGLLIVFAAWWIYFVVPAHDRLASSKEGFLWGYGHYGIFASAAAIGAGIEVAVEQAVGSAHISTTAASAAVTVPSALFMVLVWALHARYFKVGIAQQLILPVTGAVILACTFAGEFSVLAAGLVSAAAVAVGVTLTARSADRA